One Cardiocondyla obscurior isolate alpha-2009 linkage group LG09, Cobs3.1, whole genome shotgun sequence genomic window, cacagCGAACGCACTCTCGGGGACGCACTTCGACGGCACTCCGCACCTCACTCACCTCGCGTTCCCGGGCAAAAAATTAGCCTCGCGTATCTAACTCGCTCGGGCACCGCACGCACTCTCGCGCTCTGCCGAGAACAAAGGGTGATATACCGCGCGCGGCGCTTTCCTTCTTCGTCGCCGGTTGGCAGCGCGCGTTGTGGCGTGGCGGTGGTCGGTGGTGTCTCGCGGTCACGACGCGTCGCGTCGTATCGTATCGCAAGATACGCCGGCACTACCTCGTCGTCAGAGACGCGCGCGCTAGGTCACTCGCTCGATCACTCCGTCACTCGCGTTTTGGCCAGCGTCGTTCAGTGATGTGCACTCGGCACTCTTCCCGACTCTCGGTCGCTTCGCCGCCGTGTCGCGTATATTAGCGGGCGCCGCTGTGCCCGCGCATCCGTTTacgcatacacacacatacatacatattcaCACACACCACACGCTCGCCCTCGTCGCACGTACCGCCCCGCCGCCAACGAACGCAGCAGCCTCCACTCTTGTCGTGCGATTCGCCCTCGTCGGTGGCGGTGAGCTAGCTAGCCAGCTAACCAGCCAGCCAAGCAAGCaagccggccggccggccggccggtggcggcggcggcggcggtgccTGCTCCAGGAAAAAAGAACGGAACGGTGCGTTGCGACAGCCGGAACTATTTTATCCGCAGATATACAAAACACATACGCAGCGAACAAACAACATACGTACGAAGAACTTACCGATAGAATGCCAAGCCGCAACTGACTGACGACGATGCACTGCGACGCGATTCGTTGAGCCACGGTTCACGAGCCGGCCCGAAGGTCCTCGCGCCATCTCTCTTACGCTCCCGTCATCTCTCTTGCTCTCGCTATTCCCCGGCTCAAGCACGTCAACGAATTCCCGCCAAAAGATCGCCCCGCGCGATGGCGACGGTATCGAGAGAATCGTTCGTACGACGCGCCGGGGCGAGGCGTCCTGAAGTTTACctcccttcttctttttctttcctcggtGGCGCGTAAGCGAACGCGGCGGCCTACTTCGCGTCGCGGGCAATTTGGCGCACGCGGTCTCCCGCGATTTCGCGCCAACGACCGCAATGGCGGAGGGCGGCGTTATTGCCATAAAGACGTCGCGCAACGACCGGCGAAAATTCCGACCgccagccgccgccgccgccgccgcggtcAACggacattaatattaataacgaccCGCGTGGATCGATACATGTACACGCACGTGTGTATACGTGTGCGCGTCCGTCTGTGGGAttatgcaaagaaaaaaagaaaaaaaaaatcgcacaTGCACGACGAACGTCGAACAGTTACGAGCCGGTTGTAAGCGCTAGAGGACGTTGACCTCCCTTTTCCCCTCTCGCCCGCCCTACCGCCCCCGCGCCGCCCAATTCGCGTGCGTTTTCGACAAAGTTACCGGCTCCTTCGCTcgcggtcgaaaatatttttttccccccgacCGCGCCAGTAAATCGATATTCGCGTTTTATCGCCGCTGTTTAGCGTACTGCCGGGCCGCTTTTTGCGCGGCCCCATCACAGCGGAGGGGGTTGAAAATTCTGTTACACCggcttaaataatttttccaacgCCATTGCATCCGAGAGACGCCACCGTCTATTCGCGCGCGCCCAATttccatttctctctctcgtttatATTTGGGAATCACGGCGGTACACGAGGAATGCGCTCGTCGACGCGTCCAGGCATCCTCTGCGGTCGAGCCTCGCGCGTCGAACGTCCGATGACGTTTTAATTCATGTCTCCGCGAAAATGAGCGTCGGTCGCTTGCCGGACTTGCGTTCCCTCCCAATCAATTCCAACAGAGTCTCGTAACCGAGCGTAAGCCTgcacgaaagaaaaaatgaatGGAGCCGTAAGAGAAAAATGACTCGATGTTCGTAAACAATGTAGAATATACGGAAAACCGGTTTAGAAACGACGTACGCGTCTGATAAAAGCCGAATCAATGCCGAGCGTCAACTTGGGCGGCCATAGCGTCATCCGATTGGACGCCAAGGTTCGCTCGGCGAGGAAAGTTGAATGAGAACGCGGAGATAACCCTCTCACTTACATCCGCGAGAAATTTTCATGCTCCGTTCGACGTGATTTGCGCCGCGGGACCACCTCCGACGGTCCGGCGTCCTCGCGAAGGACGGGATCAAGTCGCCGGTGGCATTTTTCTGTGGTGGTGCGCGCGGAAAACGCGCAGCACTATCGATCCGCGCGGCACTCCTCGACGTAGATGTGCAGATGAGCGCAGAAACAGgccagtaattaaaaataggcCTCGGATCCCTTTCAAGGTTAGCCGGCGTACCTCGCTCTTCGCTTCCTTGTCCTTCTTCGCGTCGTCCAAGCGAATCGATCGCTGCTGGTCGCCCGACGTGACGCTTCCACCGCTCCATCTTGCGTCATCTCGCGAGAAACGTTCCTTTCGCCAGTGATTGGTAACAAACCGTTTTTTGCCATTCACCGATATTTCCGTTTCGTTCGCGTTACTCGACGTTACTCGACGTCgatgccatatctgccttaCGGTATACGTGAACTTATTTCGAGACTCCTGAAGCGAGTAACGTAAAACCACAACAAACGGGCGAAGATCAGTTGATGTCAGTTGAGCAGCGCGAGTGACCTGAATAAAAAAGCAGTCCTTTTAATCTGTGACACGACACTCGtgtaactaattttaattaatcggaaTCATACGCGACACGTAAGCCATTTGTAATTGCAGATTTGCAGCAACAATGatgaagtaaaaaaatgtactgtttttatttatagcaCCTCTTTGGTTAGAACTCGTTGCGAGTAAAAATAAGAGATGGGGAATGTGCCTGCGCGGAATTAGAGTGCACTTGTCATGGTTGAATAATGTTTATATAATCTAAGTTAATTCGCATGATTTTACTGTATCAACGTTATGAATGACAGTAAGATGGCTAATAACAGCATTGGTAATTCACCATTGCCACCAGACAAATTGCCAGAATGGAATCAAGAAGAAAGAATGGGTGCCCTGTTTTCACCATTTCGCAGTAAATCTGTAAACCCACAAGACTGGATTTCTAAATACAAGTTCTGGAATAATCTGATATATGAATGGCTTAAGCATACCATGCAATGCAGTTTTTCAATTGTTGAATTGAACCAAGCCTTCAAAAGAAAGGGTTGTACACCACTTTGTCTAGTTACAGTGATTGAGGAACTAAAAAggtatattacaaattattaaatttatgtgaaaccatttttttacattacctaatatatttttatagtaaagacaataatgtgtaataaaaataatgcatcaagtttaaaattttatgaatacCTAGctttatatcatttatatatatataatttgtgaaatttttttagaaataacaaaataattgaaGAGACTGACTTTTTAAAAGAACCATGTGAGACATGGTTAGCATGGTCAGTTGATGTGCTTCTAAAAAAATTCAGTAGTCCAATCAGTTGGATGTTTTTCaacatgaaaaattatattgtaggCCAGAAGACAAATGACATAGAAGTGAGATATGTACATTTGCAAATTGTGCAAGAATTGGGTGATATTATCCTTTCAATCACTGaagttaaaaaagataatgtCTTGTTTTCAATATCAGAGATAGAAGACTATTGCAGAGACAAAACTGAAAAACAGATTTCAAACAGTACAGTAAGATTAACATTGGAGTGGTtaagacaaaagaaaaaggtagtttttaagaaaaactCTAATCCAAATGGTGAATTACTAGTTAAAATCTCTGCACAAAAAGTAAATGAAATTACAGAAATAGATGAAggcatatataaattaatagaacaggaaaataaattaagcaaagaaatagaaattatggagaaagaaaagctcaatattattaatgaagcTAAATTGTATTTAGGAAAGGAATTGCGTCAGATGGCAAAAACAcaattaaggaaaaaaatggaTTTGGAAAAAAGCATAGAAAAGCGGGCGCAAGCACTTACGAATCTACGAGTTCTCATCACCAATATTAAAGATGCGCATTATAATTCGGCTGTATTATCTGCTTACAAAACTGGATCTGatgtattgaaaaaaattagacaaaATGGTTTAACAGAATATGATGTTGGAGATATTATGGATGACATTAATGAGGTAAATAATTAGATATAATTATCTGTTATTTGTATTGcttataaaaaagatttaatacttaattaatacttattaTTTGATGACTAGGTTTTAGAGGAAAACAAGGACATAAATTCAGTTTTATCTGAATCACTAAATAACACAAACTCTGATGCCGAATTAGAGAAAGAATTAGCTGAATTGTTGGAGGAAGATAATGAGGATGTTTTCACTGCAGTTCCCGATTCAAATTCAGAAATCGAAAAACTGAAGCAACGTTTGCAAGATTTAAATATGCAAGGTAAATATTGCAAACgcagtaaaatttattatacactttatacaagttaataaaatatacgatatTATAGATCTAGTTTTACCTGAGGAAAGTGTTACTGCTTTATCATCTGTACCATCTAACAAAAAGGCACTAAAGGACACCTGAATACTTGTAtgctgtaataatttatataattatacaacaaATTCACAAAATTGTCtcccattttttaaaat contains:
- the LOC139105656 gene encoding charged multivesicular body protein 7; protein product: MNDSKMANNSIGNSPLPPDKLPEWNQEERMGALFSPFRSKSVNPQDWISKYKFWNNLIYEWLKHTMQCSFSIVELNQAFKRKGCTPLCLVTVIEELKRNNKIIEETDFLKEPCETWLAWSVDVLLKKFSSPISWMFFNMKNYIVGQKTNDIEVRYVHLQIVQELGDIILSITEVKKDNVLFSISEIEDYCRDKTEKQISNSTVRLTLEWLRQKKKVVFKKNSNPNGELLVKISAQKVNEITEIDEGIYKLIEQENKLSKEIEIMEKEKLNIINEAKLYLGKELRQMAKTQLRKKMDLEKSIEKRAQALTNLRVLITNIKDAHYNSAVLSAYKTGSDVLKKIRQNGLTEYDVGDIMDDINEVLEENKDINSVLSESLNNTNSDAELEKELAELLEEDNEDVFTAVPDSNSEIEKLKQRLQDLNMQDLVLPEESVTALSSVPSNKKALKDT